In the Corynebacterium gerontici genome, one interval contains:
- a CDS encoding phytoene/squalene synthase family protein, producing MATPATLETTPGAIAMNLMLERYDDMAHAAAAEVMAQYSTSFSAATKLLAPRVRCDIRNLYAMVRIADEIVDGAAESGQREALDAYEQQILSAPKRRFHTDPVVHAYAISARRCDFADEHVRAFFASMRSDLECKEFSDEQRARYIYGSAEVIGLMCLDAFLLEHDVDRTQLDPGAQALGRAFQNINFLRDLHEDNQALDRRYYPGLDEAKKQQIIQGVRGDLALAKESMQRLPRGARMGVAAALRLYEELTDRLEAASLEDIRAHRVRVPNWRKLMLAASAAVGKV from the coding sequence TTGGCAACACCAGCCACCCTGGAAACGACTCCCGGAGCGATTGCGATGAACCTGATGCTCGAGCGATATGACGATATGGCGCATGCTGCCGCCGCAGAAGTCATGGCGCAATATTCCACCAGTTTTTCAGCGGCAACCAAACTCCTTGCTCCACGGGTGCGCTGCGATATCCGCAATTTATACGCAATGGTTCGCATCGCAGATGAAATCGTCGATGGCGCTGCGGAAAGCGGCCAACGAGAAGCGCTAGACGCATACGAACAACAGATTCTCAGCGCGCCAAAGCGGCGTTTTCACACCGATCCCGTGGTCCACGCCTACGCCATTTCCGCGCGCCGATGTGACTTTGCCGATGAGCATGTGCGAGCCTTCTTCGCTTCGATGCGCTCAGACCTGGAATGCAAGGAATTCAGCGATGAGCAACGCGCGCGCTATATCTACGGCTCCGCAGAAGTGATCGGCCTGATGTGCCTGGACGCGTTCTTGCTTGAGCACGACGTGGACCGAACCCAACTAGACCCAGGTGCGCAGGCCTTGGGTCGAGCATTCCAAAACATCAACTTTCTCCGAGATCTCCACGAGGACAATCAGGCTTTGGACAGGCGCTACTATCCCGGCCTGGATGAGGCGAAAAAGCAGCAGATCATCCAGGGTGTACGTGGGGATCTTGCCCTGGCGAAAGAATCCATGCAGCGCCTCCCTCGCGGGGCGCGGATGGGCGTGGCCGCCGCGCTGCGGCTCTATGAAGAACTGACCGACAGGCTCGAAGCGGCGAGCCTGGAGGATATCCGCGCGCACCGGGTGCGTGTGCCGAATTGGCGCAAACTGATGCTCGCCGCAAGCGCGGCAGTAGGAAAGGTATGA
- the crtI gene encoding phytoene desaturase family protein: protein MKAVVIGAGVAGLATAAYLAHEGHEVTVVEKNNHIGGRAGSFSSGGFRWDTGPSWYLMPDAFEHFFQFFGSSTAERLDLVELDPAYRFFPEGLDPIDVSDARAIFESIEPGAGEQLDRYLESARETYEVAVQHFLYNNFTRLPLHKDVTSKLLFLSTLLRTSLEHFVNDRFQDHRLRQMLSYPAVFLSSSPKNTPAMYHLMSHTDLTQGVLYPQGGFAAVVDAIADVAREQGATIRLGAEVAEIVCSNKEVQGVELVDATFLDADVVVSAADLKHTENALLPRHLRTYPEQYFAKRNPGIGTVLLYLGVRGELPQLLHHNLLFSREWDADFEAVFDRPNGFSRSLYISKPSATDPDVAPTGHENLFVLVPVPAQPNFNREEQVAEAAIDQIAQWADIPDLRERIVERHVIGPQHFAEQFYAWSGGSVGPAHTLRQSAMLRGSNASKKVNGLYYAGATTVPGVGVPMCLISAENVVKRLRGDTSSGPLEH from the coding sequence ATGAAAGCCGTCGTCATTGGTGCAGGGGTGGCGGGACTCGCCACCGCCGCATATCTAGCCCATGAAGGCCACGAGGTCACCGTCGTGGAAAAGAACAACCACATCGGTGGGCGCGCTGGTTCCTTCAGCAGCGGCGGGTTCCGCTGGGATACCGGGCCGTCCTGGTATCTCATGCCGGACGCCTTCGAGCACTTCTTCCAATTCTTCGGGTCCAGCACCGCGGAACGCCTTGATTTGGTGGAGCTAGATCCCGCCTACCGCTTTTTCCCCGAGGGACTGGATCCTATCGATGTGAGCGATGCGCGTGCGATCTTCGAGTCGATCGAGCCGGGCGCTGGTGAGCAGCTCGATCGTTATCTCGAAAGCGCCAGAGAAACCTACGAGGTAGCGGTTCAGCATTTCCTTTACAACAATTTCACCCGCCTGCCGTTGCACAAGGACGTGACCTCGAAACTGCTCTTCTTGAGTACGCTGCTGAGAACCAGTCTTGAGCACTTCGTGAATGATCGTTTCCAGGATCATCGTCTGCGCCAAATGCTGAGTTATCCCGCGGTATTTCTTTCCTCCTCTCCCAAGAACACCCCCGCGATGTATCACTTAATGAGCCACACTGACCTCACGCAGGGAGTGTTGTATCCGCAGGGTGGTTTCGCTGCAGTGGTGGATGCCATCGCCGATGTCGCTCGCGAGCAGGGCGCCACGATTCGCCTCGGCGCGGAGGTTGCCGAGATCGTGTGCAGCAACAAGGAGGTTCAGGGCGTAGAGCTTGTCGACGCCACCTTCCTCGACGCAGACGTCGTCGTCTCAGCAGCGGACCTCAAACACACCGAGAATGCGCTGCTCCCACGGCATCTGCGTACATATCCCGAGCAGTATTTTGCCAAGCGCAACCCGGGCATCGGCACGGTCTTGCTTTACCTTGGTGTGCGTGGCGAACTACCGCAACTTCTGCACCACAACCTGCTGTTTTCCCGGGAGTGGGACGCCGATTTTGAGGCTGTGTTTGATCGCCCCAATGGTTTTTCGCGCTCGCTGTATATTTCCAAGCCCTCAGCTACAGATCCAGACGTGGCACCGACGGGTCACGAAAACCTCTTTGTGCTGGTGCCGGTGCCCGCGCAGCCAAACTTTAATCGCGAAGAACAAGTGGCGGAGGCGGCGATTGACCAAATCGCCCAATGGGCCGACATTCCAGACCTTCGTGAGCGGATCGTCGAACGCCACGTGATCGGCCCCCAGCACTTTGCTGAGCAGTTCTACGCTTGGTCGGGTGGTTCGGTCGGGCCTGCGCATACGCTGCGCCAATCCGCGATGCTGCGCGGCTCGAATGCTTCGAAGAAGGTAAATGGTTTGTATTACGCTGGCGCCACGACGGTGCCCGGTGTCGGTGTTCCCATGTGTTTGATCTCGGCGGAAAACGTGGTGAAGCGTCTTCGTGGCGATACCAGCAGCGGCCCTCTGGAGCACTGA
- a CDS encoding decaprenyl-phosphate phosphoribosyltransferase, which translates to MSDEALLESEPHTEGLSKTKAPKPPKNIVDAVIKGLRPKQWVKNVLVLAAPMAAGAETLFHTSTLLDVALAFLVFCMAASSIYLVNDARDVEADREHPTKRFRPIASGMLPIGLAYGMAVALIVGAVALSFLATSGKGLAIVVAVYIVLQLGYCFGWKHMPVIDIALVSSGFMLRAMAGGVAAGINLSQWFLLVAAFGSLFMASGKRYAEILLAQRSGAKIRKALEGYTATYLRFVWTLSATAVVISYALWGFQMASAVDGAAKVWYQVSMVPVTVAILRYAADVDRGEGGAPDEIALKDRPLQVLAFLWILCIAIAVYIVPAL; encoded by the coding sequence GTGAGCGACGAAGCTTTACTGGAATCTGAGCCCCATACCGAAGGGCTCAGCAAAACCAAGGCACCCAAGCCGCCCAAGAATATCGTCGATGCTGTGATCAAGGGCTTGCGCCCCAAACAGTGGGTAAAAAACGTCCTGGTGCTGGCCGCGCCAATGGCCGCCGGCGCAGAAACGTTGTTCCACACCTCTACGCTTCTCGACGTCGCGCTCGCATTCCTCGTGTTCTGCATGGCTGCTTCCTCGATCTACTTGGTCAACGATGCCCGCGATGTTGAAGCGGACCGGGAGCACCCGACGAAGCGCTTTAGACCAATCGCCTCCGGCATGTTGCCAATTGGGTTGGCTTACGGCATGGCGGTGGCGCTCATCGTTGGCGCCGTTGCGTTAAGCTTCCTGGCCACCTCCGGCAAGGGGCTCGCCATCGTGGTGGCTGTATATATTGTGCTGCAGTTGGGCTATTGCTTTGGGTGGAAGCACATGCCGGTGATCGATATTGCGCTGGTGTCCTCCGGTTTCATGCTCCGCGCGATGGCCGGTGGTGTGGCTGCTGGCATTAATCTTTCGCAGTGGTTCTTGCTGGTGGCGGCGTTCGGTTCACTCTTTATGGCCTCTGGCAAGCGTTATGCAGAAATCCTGTTGGCTCAGCGCAGTGGCGCGAAGATCCGCAAGGCCCTGGAGGGCTATACCGCAACTTACCTGCGCTTTGTGTGGACGCTTTCGGCAACCGCCGTGGTGATTTCCTACGCGCTGTGGGGCTTCCAAATGGCTTCCGCCGTGGATGGGGCTGCCAAGGTCTGGTATCAGGTATCGATGGTGCCGGTGACCGTGGCCATCCTGCGTTATGCCGCCGACGTTGACCGTGGTGAGGGCGGCGCCCCAGACGAAATCGCGTTGAAGGATCGTCCACTGCAAGTGTTGGCGTTCTTGTGGATCCTCTGCATCGCCATCGCCGTGTATATCGTTCCTGCATTGTAG
- a CDS encoding alpha/beta hydrolase-fold protein codes for MNGRKNHVKHATKVAALAMSAALGITLAPQAVAQSSTDIPGVSDFLQGDNPQRTPIRTDYPKIEGLPDGVSINRVEWLSARRIAIFINSKAMPEQPIQVQVLLARDWYKDPSRTFPSVWALDGMRAVDSENGWTLYTNIEQFFSDKNVNVVLPVGGESSFYSDWQRPDNGKHYMWETFLTQELIPVLSEGYRTNGDRAVVGLSMGGTAAINLAERRPDLFTFAGSFSGYLDTTSLGMPPAIQAALTEAGGYDATAMWGPYGSQDWIDHDPKLGIESLKGKTVYVSAGSGNDDFGTPDSVAKGPAKPAGMGLEVISRMTSQTFVDRAKRAGVEPIVSFRPSGVHDWPYWQFEMVQAWPHMADALKLADEDRGASCLPVGAIAEATKNGVIGNCVNSEYDVPGGKAEDFVSGRAYWSPKTGAHPLWGRIGSRYAEMGGPESWLGYPTSSEIELKKGRMVTFEHGNIYWSVETGPVAVPNDIIATWGTQGYERGDLGLPVKEMEEKNGYRIQQFQDGIVVNKDGEPGHWLKGVIAKKYLEMGTVESPLGAPKSNEIPIKGGAFQQFERGNLYWSFPTGAHAIYYGDIFDAWGKKGYEQGEFGYPISDQSEIPAGGQEISFERGKIKQINGQIKEEK; via the coding sequence ATGAACGGAAGGAAGAATCACGTGAAGCATGCAACCAAGGTAGCCGCGCTGGCCATGTCAGCTGCATTGGGCATCACCCTCGCGCCCCAGGCCGTGGCGCAGAGCAGCACCGACATCCCCGGTGTCTCCGACTTTCTGCAAGGAGACAACCCACAGCGCACACCGATCCGCACCGATTATCCCAAAATTGAGGGTCTGCCCGATGGCGTATCCATCAACCGCGTTGAGTGGTTGAGCGCGCGCCGCATCGCTATTTTCATCAACTCCAAGGCGATGCCCGAGCAGCCGATCCAGGTGCAGGTGTTGCTCGCTCGCGATTGGTACAAGGACCCCTCCCGCACTTTCCCCTCGGTGTGGGCACTTGACGGTATGCGTGCTGTGGACAGCGAGAATGGCTGGACGCTCTACACCAATATCGAGCAGTTCTTTTCCGATAAGAACGTCAATGTGGTCCTGCCCGTGGGTGGCGAATCTTCCTTCTACTCGGACTGGCAGCGCCCCGATAACGGCAAGCATTACATGTGGGAGACCTTCCTGACCCAGGAGCTTATTCCCGTGCTGAGCGAGGGCTACCGAACCAACGGGGATCGCGCGGTCGTCGGTTTGTCCATGGGTGGTACCGCCGCGATCAACTTGGCGGAGCGTCGCCCTGATCTGTTCACCTTCGCGGGTTCTTTCTCCGGCTATCTGGACACCACGAGCCTTGGCATGCCTCCAGCGATCCAGGCGGCGCTCACTGAGGCGGGCGGTTATGACGCTACCGCTATGTGGGGTCCCTACGGCTCCCAGGACTGGATTGACCACGACCCCAAGCTGGGTATCGAAAGCCTGAAGGGCAAGACCGTCTACGTTTCGGCAGGGTCCGGCAACGATGACTTCGGCACACCGGACTCGGTGGCGAAGGGGCCCGCAAAGCCGGCGGGCATGGGCCTTGAGGTCATCTCTCGAATGACTTCGCAGACCTTTGTGGACCGTGCGAAGCGGGCAGGTGTGGAGCCCATCGTTTCCTTCCGCCCCTCTGGTGTGCACGATTGGCCGTACTGGCAGTTTGAGATGGTGCAGGCATGGCCGCACATGGCGGATGCTTTGAAGCTTGCCGACGAAGACCGTGGCGCATCCTGCCTGCCCGTCGGAGCCATTGCCGAGGCCACCAAGAACGGTGTAATCGGCAATTGCGTGAACAGCGAGTACGACGTGCCCGGTGGTAAGGCTGAAGATTTCGTTTCTGGCCGCGCGTATTGGTCGCCGAAGACGGGCGCGCATCCGCTGTGGGGCCGCATCGGATCGCGCTACGCGGAAATGGGTGGGCCTGAGTCCTGGCTGGGGTACCCAACCTCCAGCGAGATTGAGCTAAAAAAGGGCCGCATGGTCACCTTCGAACATGGCAACATCTACTGGTCCGTGGAAACCGGTCCTGTGGCCGTGCCGAATGACATCATCGCCACCTGGGGCACCCAGGGCTACGAGCGTGGCGATCTTGGCCTTCCGGTCAAGGAGATGGAAGAAAAGAACGGCTATCGCATCCAGCAATTCCAAGACGGCATTGTGGTGAATAAGGATGGCGAGCCCGGGCATTGGCTCAAGGGCGTGATCGCGAAGAAGTACCTAGAGATGGGCACCGTGGAATCGCCATTGGGCGCCCCAAAGTCCAATGAGATCCCGATCAAGGGCGGTGCGTTCCAACAATTTGAGCGCGGCAACCTGTACTGGTCATTCCCCACGGGCGCTCACGCCATTTACTATGGCGACATTTTCGACGCCTGGGGCAAGAAGGGCTATGAGCAGGGCGAGTTCGGTTACCCAATCAGTGATCAGTCCGAAATCCCAGCGGGCGGCCAAGAGATCAGCTTTGAACGCGGCAAGATTAAGCAGATCAATGGCCAAATCAAGGAGGAGAAATAA
- a CDS encoding lycopene cyclase domain-containing protein, translating into MSAAYLLFLLFSLGSMVLCDWRWKLNFFRAPRRSAVILLALLAMLLCWDALGIATGTFYRGDSPYMLGIELAPEMPVEEPIFLCFLVYLTMNIAGWVQR; encoded by the coding sequence ATGTCCGCAGCTTATCTTCTCTTCCTACTATTCAGCCTGGGCAGCATGGTGCTGTGTGACTGGCGCTGGAAGCTCAATTTCTTCCGCGCGCCGAGGCGCAGCGCAGTCATCCTTCTGGCGCTACTGGCCATGCTGCTGTGCTGGGACGCTTTGGGGATTGCCACGGGCACGTTCTATCGCGGTGATTCCCCCTACATGCTTGGCATTGAACTCGCCCCAGAAATGCCGGTGGAGGAGCCAATCTTCTTGTGCTTCCTGGTGTATCTCACCATGAATATCGCGGGGTGGGTGCAGCGATGA
- a CDS encoding FadD32-like long-chain-fatty-acid--AMP ligase: MDIQAAMGRFFDEQGNIALPPELTLAALSEILFQMDLAAGQGDRHCMRFWDYSSSREGEAIDFTRQQINTRIKAVAARLQQTAQPGDRIAILANNSPEYIFSFMGSMYAGMTPVPLYDPTEPGHADHLNAVIGDAQPSVVLTNSTSAAATRKFFAAIPGTQRPRILSVDALPDSLATQWQQPQGAPKADPVDTPALLQYTSGSTRTPAGVILTHRSVITNVLQIFRSIQIQMPLRMVTWLPLHHDMGIITAALVNVLGMQYEFMSPRDFIQQPERWLRQLAEGEGNVYTAIPNFALEMSARVETSKSYDFSKVIGLIVGSEPVTEKAVENFLEKFEPMGLDRQALRPSYGLAEASLLVSTPQTEHRPRITHFDREALAENRAEVVEQGVPLVGVGQVVNAQKMVVVDPETRKELPEGQIGELWAHGGNMAAGYLGREAETQETFRNTLGERLSDGLPEDDFWMATGDLAMIVDGELYITGRLKDLIIVAGRNHYPQDIEYTVDHASEQVRPYAVAAFAIEGDDVEKLIILAERDLDKDPSGDEAAIEAIRAAVTEAHGVQPEDIRIMGPDEIARSSSGKIARRVAKKRYLSS; the protein is encoded by the coding sequence ATGGATATCCAAGCAGCGATGGGACGATTCTTTGATGAGCAGGGCAATATTGCACTGCCGCCCGAGCTCACACTTGCCGCGCTCAGTGAGATTCTGTTTCAGATGGATCTCGCCGCCGGACAGGGGGATCGACACTGCATGCGTTTCTGGGATTACTCCAGCTCCCGTGAAGGCGAAGCAATAGACTTCACCCGCCAGCAGATCAACACCCGCATTAAGGCGGTCGCGGCTCGTCTGCAGCAAACCGCGCAGCCGGGGGATCGCATCGCGATTCTGGCAAACAACAGCCCCGAATACATCTTCTCCTTCATGGGCTCCATGTATGCCGGCATGACCCCAGTGCCGCTCTATGATCCCACTGAGCCGGGCCACGCCGATCACCTCAATGCGGTGATTGGCGACGCGCAACCCTCCGTCGTGCTGACCAACAGCACTTCCGCTGCCGCCACTCGTAAGTTCTTCGCGGCGATACCCGGAACGCAACGCCCGCGAATCCTTTCCGTCGACGCGCTTCCAGATTCCTTGGCCACCCAGTGGCAGCAGCCCCAAGGCGCGCCCAAGGCCGACCCGGTAGATACCCCAGCCTTGCTGCAGTACACCTCGGGATCCACCCGCACCCCAGCCGGCGTCATTCTTACGCACCGTTCGGTGATCACCAACGTGCTCCAGATCTTCCGCTCCATCCAGATTCAGATGCCGTTGCGCATGGTCACGTGGTTGCCGCTGCACCATGACATGGGCATCATCACCGCTGCTTTGGTGAATGTGCTGGGCATGCAGTACGAGTTCATGAGCCCCCGGGACTTCATCCAACAGCCCGAGCGTTGGTTGCGCCAGCTTGCCGAGGGCGAAGGCAATGTCTACACCGCCATCCCCAACTTTGCGTTGGAGATGTCGGCGCGGGTTGAGACGTCGAAAAGCTATGACTTCTCCAAGGTGATTGGCCTGATCGTTGGTTCGGAGCCGGTGACCGAGAAGGCCGTTGAGAACTTCCTGGAAAAATTTGAGCCGATGGGGCTGGACCGCCAAGCGCTGCGCCCCTCCTATGGGCTGGCGGAAGCATCACTGCTCGTTTCCACTCCTCAAACGGAGCACCGCCCACGCATCACCCACTTCGACCGAGAGGCGCTCGCTGAAAATCGCGCGGAGGTCGTGGAACAAGGCGTGCCGCTGGTTGGCGTTGGCCAGGTAGTGAACGCGCAGAAGATGGTGGTCGTGGATCCGGAAACCCGCAAGGAACTGCCCGAAGGTCAAATCGGTGAACTCTGGGCGCACGGTGGCAACATGGCTGCCGGCTACCTTGGCCGCGAGGCGGAGACCCAAGAGACCTTCCGCAACACCCTGGGTGAGCGCCTCAGCGATGGCCTGCCCGAGGATGATTTCTGGATGGCCACCGGCGACCTCGCCATGATCGTCGACGGTGAACTGTATATCACTGGCCGACTGAAGGATCTCATCATCGTCGCTGGTAGGAACCACTATCCTCAAGACATTGAGTACACCGTGGACCACGCCAGCGAGCAGGTTCGTCCCTATGCGGTGGCGGCATTCGCCATCGAAGGCGATGATGTGGAAAAGCTCATTATCCTCGCCGAACGCGACCTGGATAAGGATCCTTCCGGCGACGAAGCCGCCATCGAGGCCATTCGCGCCGCCGTCACGGAGGCTCACGGCGTGCAACCTGAGGATATCCGCATCATGGGGCCCGATGAGATCGCACGTTCGTCCTCTGGCAAGATCGCGCGTCGTGTGGCAAAGAAGCGCTATCTTTCCAGCTAG
- a CDS encoding phosphatase PAP2 family protein: MPKASIRSEADVLVAIQDAVGDRPAVFKGARALSHFGEHALGWLALSAGGAAIDRSRRQAWVRLGASAFLSHAASVVIKRIVRRKRPHDPRIKIGVGTPSKLSFPSSHATSTSAALVSLAYLSGSSLPLVGVPIMMFSRMVLGVHYPTDVAAGAAIGTTTAMMMKGH, translated from the coding sequence ATGCCTAAGGCATCGATCCGAAGCGAAGCAGACGTTCTAGTAGCCATCCAAGATGCTGTTGGGGACCGCCCAGCGGTATTCAAGGGCGCGCGAGCTTTGAGCCACTTTGGTGAGCACGCCCTGGGCTGGCTCGCATTGAGCGCCGGTGGTGCAGCAATTGACCGTTCGCGGAGGCAAGCGTGGGTTCGTCTGGGAGCCTCGGCTTTTCTCAGCCACGCGGCCTCGGTGGTGATCAAGCGCATTGTTCGCAGAAAACGGCCACATGACCCTCGCATCAAGATCGGCGTCGGTACTCCTTCAAAGTTGAGCTTCCCCAGCTCGCACGCGACCTCGACAAGTGCTGCGCTGGTGAGCCTGGCGTACCTGAGCGGGAGTAGTTTGCCGCTTGTGGGTGTGCCGATCATGATGTTCTCGCGTATGGTTCTCGGAGTTCATTACCCCACCGATGTGGCCGCCGGCGCCGCGATCGGCACCACCACTGCCATGATGATGAAGGGACACTAG
- a CDS encoding glycosyltransferase, with product MPSISVILPCHNDAALLRRALHHLGDADEIIVVDNASSDASAAIARQYGATVVDQPLLGITHAMDAGMQHASGEIAVRIDADILPPAGFIQRVRRAWERADEDVVAMSGWGWFDHRPARQSLLYLGAYYCSVGAALGHWPLFGSNCSMRTQWWREVRPDPSDTFVHDDMHLSFRVRPGEKVKFFANPVVMDPRALEGGIRTRFARGWHTIRVNWQHQPPWKRLPERLR from the coding sequence ATGCCTTCGATCTCCGTGATCCTTCCCTGCCATAACGATGCCGCCCTGTTGCGAAGGGCGCTGCACCACCTGGGCGACGCTGATGAAATCATCGTGGTGGACAACGCCTCGAGTGACGCATCCGCCGCGATCGCCCGTCAATATGGCGCCACCGTGGTCGATCAGCCTCTTCTGGGCATCACTCACGCGATGGACGCAGGAATGCAACATGCGAGTGGGGAGATCGCCGTCCGTATCGACGCCGACATTCTGCCTCCCGCGGGTTTTATCCAAAGGGTACGTCGTGCTTGGGAGCGCGCCGATGAGGACGTGGTTGCCATGAGCGGCTGGGGTTGGTTTGACCACCGCCCTGCCCGGCAATCACTGCTCTACCTGGGGGCCTACTACTGCAGCGTGGGAGCCGCGCTGGGGCACTGGCCGCTCTTTGGCTCCAACTGCTCCATGCGAACCCAGTGGTGGCGCGAAGTGCGCCCGGATCCCAGCGACACATTCGTCCACGATGACATGCACCTTTCTTTCCGTGTGCGCCCAGGTGAAAAGGTGAAGTTTTTCGCGAACCCCGTCGTGATGGATCCTCGAGCGCTCGAAGGTGGCATCCGAACACGTTTCGCGCGTGGCTGGCACACCATTAGGGTGAATTGGCAACACCAGCCACCCTGGAAACGACTCCCGGAGCGATTGCGATGA
- a CDS encoding alpha/beta hydrolase codes for MTFVSRLKALAKKSTATLAAVATAATISVVGAGTASAAGHRDWLRPDATGTCDWDGVQFWVQRCDVWSPANGRNITVQIQPSQRGGNAALYLLDGARAPETYNAWAVDARAMEKFVNNNITLVMPVGGAGTFYTDWAGPQGFLGGPTPKWETFLTQELPAYLQAHFGVNPNNNSIGGLSMGATAAMNLAANHPAKFRQVLSYSGYLTTAVPGAFAIMGLVMWDVAQLNVNNMYGSIMSPRRAELDPYTNLEGLRGKDVYVSAASGIWGPAEIGQPIQGLMVGSALEASANASTRYWEPKARAMGLNVTSNYPLIGIHNWPQWDYQLAITHDRILDVMNAW; via the coding sequence ATGACGTTCGTGTCTCGCCTGAAGGCGCTCGCTAAGAAGTCCACCGCCACCCTTGCGGCAGTGGCCACCGCTGCAACCATCTCCGTTGTTGGCGCTGGCACCGCAAGTGCTGCTGGCCACCGTGATTGGCTGCGCCCCGACGCCACCGGTACCTGTGACTGGGACGGTGTGCAATTCTGGGTTCAGCGTTGTGATGTCTGGTCGCCAGCGAATGGCCGCAACATCACCGTCCAGATTCAGCCCTCCCAGCGTGGCGGCAACGCGGCTCTCTACTTGCTCGATGGTGCCCGTGCTCCCGAAACTTATAACGCTTGGGCTGTGGACGCTCGCGCCATGGAGAAGTTCGTCAACAACAACATCACCCTGGTGATGCCCGTTGGTGGCGCCGGAACCTTCTACACGGACTGGGCTGGCCCCCAGGGCTTCCTTGGTGGCCCGACGCCGAAGTGGGAGACCTTCCTCACGCAGGAGCTGCCCGCTTATCTGCAGGCTCATTTCGGGGTGAACCCGAATAATAACTCCATCGGTGGCCTGTCCATGGGGGCTACTGCGGCCATGAACCTGGCGGCAAATCACCCGGCAAAGTTCCGCCAGGTGCTCAGCTACTCCGGGTACCTCACCACCGCCGTTCCCGGTGCTTTCGCCATCATGGGCTTGGTGATGTGGGACGTGGCTCAGCTCAACGTGAATAACATGTACGGCTCGATCATGAGCCCGCGCCGCGCAGAGCTTGACCCTTACACCAATCTTGAAGGCCTTCGTGGCAAGGATGTCTACGTATCCGCAGCTTCCGGTATCTGGGGTCCGGCTGAAATTGGTCAGCCAATTCAGGGGCTGATGGTTGGCAGTGCGCTGGAGGCAAGCGCGAACGCTTCCACCCGCTACTGGGAGCCCAAGGCTCGCGCTATGGGTCTGAACGTGACCTCCAACTATCCGCTCATCGGTATTCACAACTGGCCGCAGTGGGATTATCAGCTCGCTATTACTCATGATCGCATCCTTGATGTGATGAACGCCTGGTAA
- a CDS encoding lycopene cyclase domain-containing protein, whose amino-acid sequence MTYFLISLPFLIAAVVINRGRWPKATAITVATLLLLTAVFDNLMIAAGLVGYGESQRLGLSIGLAPIEDFFYALAVALIVPAVRR is encoded by the coding sequence ATGACGTATTTTTTGATTAGCCTGCCGTTCCTGATCGCTGCGGTGGTGATCAATAGGGGGCGCTGGCCCAAGGCAACGGCGATCACCGTGGCGACATTGCTGCTGCTCACTGCGGTGTTCGACAATCTGATGATTGCCGCCGGTTTGGTGGGATACGGCGAGAGTCAGCGCCTTGGGCTCAGTATTGGGCTCGCGCCCATTGAGGACTTTTTCTACGCCCTGGCTGTGGCGCTGATTGTGCCGGCGGTGCGCCGATGA
- a CDS encoding cutinase family protein, with the protein MRKLLMAAAALVIIVVIVLGISRWMSSDPGPAPAPNGPVAAQPEHCVDVEFISAPGTWESSAVDDPFAPKANPNSLMLNVTNPLQQEFQGQKVKIWTLPYTAQFRNVNAQGEMSYDDSRNEGTAKVEQELQSVHAECPQTDFILAGFSQGAVLLGDVANKIGVQGGVIPPDRIRGVALLADGRRVPDAGQFVGNPVAGVGAEVALEPVNLLVQPIVPGATMRGPREGGFGTLNDRVFEICAPDDTVCDAPRDVINGVARARQLVEANGVHGMYLTNPNVIPGTTAPEWIVNWARDLIRN; encoded by the coding sequence ATGAGAAAGCTTCTGATGGCCGCCGCCGCATTGGTCATCATTGTGGTGATCGTGCTGGGCATTTCGCGCTGGATGAGTTCTGATCCAGGCCCCGCACCTGCACCGAATGGTCCCGTGGCTGCGCAGCCGGAGCACTGTGTGGATGTTGAATTTATTTCGGCCCCTGGCACGTGGGAGTCCAGCGCGGTGGATGATCCATTTGCGCCGAAGGCGAATCCCAATTCCTTGATGCTAAATGTGACCAATCCTTTGCAGCAGGAATTCCAGGGCCAAAAGGTGAAGATTTGGACTCTGCCCTACACCGCGCAGTTCCGCAATGTGAATGCCCAGGGCGAGATGAGTTATGACGATTCTCGCAACGAGGGCACCGCCAAGGTGGAGCAAGAGCTCCAAAGCGTTCACGCTGAATGCCCTCAGACCGATTTCATTTTGGCCGGTTTTTCCCAGGGTGCAGTGCTTTTGGGCGATGTCGCGAACAAGATCGGGGTGCAGGGTGGAGTGATCCCGCCGGACCGTATCCGTGGTGTTGCTTTGCTTGCCGACGGTCGCCGCGTGCCCGATGCGGGTCAGTTCGTGGGTAATCCCGTGGCCGGAGTCGGCGCTGAGGTGGCGCTTGAGCCCGTGAATCTGCTGGTGCAGCCCATTGTTCCGGGGGCGACGATGCGCGGCCCCCGTGAGGGTGGCTTTGGTACTTTGAATGATCGCGTCTTTGAGATCTGCGCCCCGGATGACACGGTGTGTGACGCCCCGCGTGACGTGATTAATGGTGTGGCTCGTGCGCGCCAGTTGGTGGAAGCGAACGGGGTGCACGGCATGTATTTGACCAACCCCAACGTGATTCCCGGAACTACGGCTCCGGAGTGGATCGTGAACTGGGCTCGGGACCTGATCCGCAATTAA